TTCGCGATGAGGGCCTCCGGACCGACGTGGACGCCGTGGATGACACACAGGTGCGCTACCGTCGCGCCGGGGCCGATGTCGACCGGGATGCCGGGCGGCGCGTGCAACAGCGACCCGTCCTGGACGTTGGCGCCCTCGCGCACCACGATGGGCCCGTAATCACCGCGCAGCACGGCGTTGAACCAGACGGACGCACCCGCCTCGACGGTGACGTCACCGATCAGAGTGGCGGTCGGGGCGACGAACGCGCCGGGGTCCACCCGCGGCGATCGACCCTCGAAAGAAAACAGCGGCATCGCTTAGATATACCCGCAGCCGGCATTTGACGTGGCCAGACCCGCCGTCGTTGCGCCGTTGCCACCCAAAACTGTAACGTGTTCTAGTTAGAGACGACTTGGAGGTGACTGGTGAGTACCGACACCAAGGCGGTCGGCATCCGGGAGATCGATCCCGGCGCATTGCCGACCAGGTATGCCCGGGGCTGGCACTGCCTGGGCGTCGCGAAAGACTTCCAGGACGGCAAACCGCACGCCGTGCAGGCGTTCGGCACCAAGCTCGTGGTCTTCGCCGATTCCGAGGGCGAGCTGAAAGTGCTGGACGCCTACTGCCGGCACATGGGCGGTGACCTGTCGGAGGGCACCATCAAGGGCGACGAGGTCGCGTGCCCGTTCCACGACTGGCGGTGGGGCGGCGACGGGCGCTGCAAGCTGGTGCCGTACGCCAAGCGCACACCCAAGACGGCGCG
This genomic window from Mycobacterium saskatchewanense contains:
- a CDS encoding gamma carbonic anhydrase family protein, with product MPLFSFEGRSPRVDPGAFVAPTATLIGDVTVEAGASVWFNAVLRGDYGPIVVREGANVQDGSLLHAPPGIPVDIGPGATVAHLCVIHGVHVGPEALIANHATVLDGAVIGARSLIAAHSLVTAGTQIPAGMLAVGAPAQVKGPVAGTGAEMWINLNPQAYRDLAQRHIAGLEPI